Proteins encoded together in one Polaribacter reichenbachii window:
- a CDS encoding glycosyltransferase family 2 protein, which produces MTKITAIIPTLNEEIHIEEAIKSVNFADEIIVIDSYSTDKTVVLAEKHNVKIIKRKFDDFSSQKNFAIDQAQHPWIYILDADERVTPQVRTEILNAVENPKDKVGFYVRRSFYFVGKKIKYSGWQRDKVVRLFLKEYCRYKGIVHETIKTNGELGFLKGKIEHYGYRSYNHSIEKIHHYAFLKATDLHRQGKKAGLYHILVKPPARFIIHYIIRLGFLDGFEGIILAKTLAYSSRTRYIKLWLLNKGIKEK; this is translated from the coding sequence ATGACTAAGATTACTGCTATTATTCCTACTTTAAATGAAGAAATTCATATAGAAGAAGCTATAAAATCTGTAAATTTTGCTGATGAAATTATTGTAATAGATTCATATAGTACAGATAAAACAGTAGTTTTAGCTGAAAAGCATAATGTAAAAATCATCAAACGAAAGTTTGATGATTTTTCTTCTCAAAAAAACTTTGCAATTGATCAAGCTCAACATCCTTGGATTTATATTCTCGATGCAGACGAAAGAGTAACTCCACAAGTTCGAACAGAAATTTTAAATGCTGTTGAGAACCCAAAGGATAAAGTTGGTTTTTACGTTAGAAGAAGTTTTTATTTTGTTGGAAAAAAAATTAAATATTCTGGATGGCAGAGAGATAAAGTCGTTCGCTTGTTTTTAAAAGAGTATTGTAGGTATAAAGGTATTGTTCATGAAACAATTAAAACCAATGGTGAATTAGGTTTTTTAAAAGGTAAAATCGAACATTATGGTTATAGAAGTTATAATCATTCAATAGAGAAAATTCATCATTATGCTTTTCTAAAAGCAACAGATTTACACAGACAAGGCAAAAAAGCTGGTTTATATCATATTCTTGTAAAACCACCTGCAAGGTTTATTATCCATTATATTATTAGACTTGGCTTTTTAGACGGTTTTGAAGGTATTATTTTAGCAAAAACACTAGCATATTCTAGTAGAACTAGATATATAAAATTATGGTTGCTAAATAAAGGAATTAAAGAAAAATAA
- a CDS encoding glycosyltransferase, which translates to MNIGVVITTYNHPVWLEKIFWGYLAQKDTDFTLIIADDGSKEETKKLIEKYATQLKIEHVWHEDLGFRKTKILNDAIKQTKCDYLIFTDHDCLPREDFIETHRKYAKKNIFLSAGYYKLTMPVSLKIKQEDIINQNAFDYEWLVQQGQTKSFKSIKLRAKGFWAILMDTITPTKATWNGANSSTFKQHIVDVNGFNEDMSYGGLDREMGERMMNNGLTGKQIRHQAICVHLDHKRGYDGKETWEKNRKIRQRVKKENIKWAENGIIK; encoded by the coding sequence ATGAACATTGGTGTTGTTATAACTACATACAACCACCCAGTTTGGTTGGAAAAAATATTTTGGGGGTATTTAGCTCAAAAGGATACTGATTTCACCTTGATTATAGCTGATGATGGATCTAAAGAGGAAACCAAAAAATTAATTGAAAAATACGCTACTCAATTAAAAATTGAACATGTTTGGCACGAAGATTTAGGTTTTAGAAAAACCAAAATTCTTAACGATGCAATTAAACAAACAAAATGTGACTATTTAATTTTTACTGATCATGATTGTTTGCCTCGTGAGGATTTTATTGAAACACACAGAAAATATGCTAAGAAAAATATTTTCTTATCAGCTGGTTATTATAAACTAACTATGCCTGTTAGTTTAAAAATTAAGCAAGAAGATATCATCAATCAAAATGCTTTTGATTATGAATGGCTTGTACAACAAGGTCAAACAAAATCATTCAAATCAATTAAACTTCGTGCAAAAGGTTTTTGGGCCATATTGATGGACACTATAACACCTACCAAAGCCACTTGGAATGGAGCAAATAGCTCTACTTTTAAACAACATATTGTAGATGTAAACGGGTTTAATGAAGATATGTCTTATGGTGGTTTAGATCGTGAAATGGGTGAGAGAATGATGAATAACGGTTTAACAGGAAAACAAATTCGTCATCAAGCTATTTGCGTACACTTAGATCATAAACGAGGTTATGATGGTAAAGAAACTTGGGAAAAAAACAGAAAAATTCGACAACGAGTTAAGAAAGAAAATATCAAATGGGCTGAAAACGGAATTATCAAATAA